A single window of Magnetococcales bacterium DNA harbors:
- the ssb gene encoding single-stranded DNA-binding protein, whose protein sequence is MSRSLNRVQLIGNLGSDPEIRFTQDGRPIANLSLATSDSWNDKQGQRQERTEWHRVVVFGKLAEIIQQYLRKGSKIYIEGKLQTRKWTDQQGQDRYTTEVVLNPYDGQMIMLGGRSEGGGQGAGYGGGGGGQSYQQQAPAPKQQASAPQQQAPAPQQQAPAQQNSAPQSQPDFNQGPNFDDDIPF, encoded by the coding sequence ATGTCCAGATCGTTAAACAGGGTGCAACTGATCGGCAACCTGGGGTCTGACCCGGAGATCCGTTTTACCCAGGATGGCAGGCCTATAGCCAATCTCAGCTTGGCAACCTCCGATTCCTGGAATGATAAACAGGGGCAACGTCAGGAGCGGACCGAATGGCACCGGGTGGTGGTTTTTGGCAAATTGGCTGAGATTATCCAGCAATATTTGCGCAAGGGCAGCAAAATTTACATCGAAGGCAAGCTGCAAACCCGAAAATGGACCGACCAGCAGGGTCAGGATCGTTACACCACCGAGGTAGTGCTCAACCCTTATGACGGGCAGATGATCATGCTGGGTGGACGCTCTGAGGGGGGTGGTCAGGGAGCGGGTTATGGCGGCGGAGGCGGTGGGCAATCCTACCAGCAGCAAGCTCCGGCCCCTAAACAGCAGGCCTCGGCTCCCCAGCAGCAGGCCCCGGCTCCCCAGCAGCAGGCCCCGGCCCAGCAGAACAGTGCCCCCCAAAGCCAGCCCGATTTTAACCAGGGCCCCAACTTTGACGACGATATTCCCTTCTAG
- a CDS encoding cytochrome c gives MNRLSLSLIAGLGVVGAVFMASPVLAEPDPTSQAAWSGGMFSGEGTFQSYCMPCHGFEGKGDGMLSESLGVKPRDLTDVAFMSSKTDAHLFQVIKKGGASVGLTENMTPFEGQLSDQEIKNVVSYLRKSICKCEPAAN, from the coding sequence ATGAATCGCCTATCGCTTTCTTTGATTGCCGGATTGGGTGTTGTCGGGGCTGTTTTCATGGCCTCACCCGTTTTGGCCGAGCCCGACCCCACCAGCCAGGCCGCCTGGTCAGGGGGGATGTTTTCCGGTGAGGGCACCTTCCAGAGCTACTGCATGCCCTGCCACGGTTTTGAAGGCAAAGGGGACGGTATGCTGTCGGAATCCCTGGGGGTCAAGCCCCGGGACCTGACCGATGTGGCTTTCATGTCCTCCAAAACCGATGCCCATCTTTTCCAGGTGATCAAAAAAGGCGGCGCTTCGGTGGGTTTGACCGAAAACATGACCCCCTTCGAAGGGCAGTTGAGCGACCAGGAGATCAAAAACGTCGTCAGCTATCTGCGCAAATCGATCTGCAAGTGTGAGCCGGCGGCCAACTGA
- the dctP gene encoding TRAP transporter substrate-binding protein DctP → MSLLPRFPRILFSRFPLPTSGMIIGAFFLLLLLPGSLWAENPSGNELVGEDGLISMTITAVQGPSVSYVGSMESMARKIEQASGGRIKVEISNRGRSGSEAETLKAQIKGRLEGGFTSATVLANSLPGYRLLTLPYLFNDYSQVSHFIESPIDQSLRQTAQDKQLIVLGYASYGFYGLLDFGSEERRNPTPTNSHGAGSGTSTSPSANFDSFPENRLPGVEAFKKMAVRVPLDNWITSLHKAFGMRTLVIPVEEAGVAMESGWLEGVVGTPEVLARSVLSKRAKFFYHTRHLHGWSVFTVSRRWFDKLPDDLQKILSRVVSEETRQMIDKAAAKEKKILTEWSNNWPQVLDTDRESFVAALTPLAKKAAWQVEKSLGDPWKIRKLWKHRAYPPSPEENTLPASSSR, encoded by the coding sequence TTGAGCCTTCTGCCGCGTTTTCCAAGGATCCTGTTTTCCCGTTTCCCCCTGCCCACCTCGGGGATGATCATTGGGGCTTTTTTCCTGCTGCTCCTGCTGCCAGGATCGTTATGGGCCGAAAACCCCTCAGGGAACGAACTGGTCGGGGAGGATGGTCTCATCTCCATGACCATCACCGCAGTCCAAGGCCCCAGTGTCAGCTATGTGGGCTCCATGGAATCGATGGCCCGTAAGATTGAACAGGCCAGCGGTGGCCGGATCAAGGTTGAAATTTCCAACCGGGGCCGCTCCGGCTCTGAAGCCGAAACCCTCAAAGCCCAGATCAAAGGCCGCCTGGAAGGGGGCTTCACCTCCGCCACGGTGCTGGCCAACTCCCTGCCCGGCTATCGCCTGCTCACCTTGCCCTATCTGTTTAACGACTATAGCCAGGTAAGCCATTTTATCGAATCCCCCATCGATCAATCCCTGCGTCAGACCGCCCAGGATAAACAGCTGATAGTGCTGGGCTACGCCTCCTATGGCTTTTATGGTCTGTTGGATTTTGGCTCTGAAGAGCGCCGCAACCCCACCCCGACAAATTCCCATGGTGCCGGGTCAGGAACGTCAACCTCCCCCTCTGCAAACTTTGACAGCTTCCCGGAAAATCGCCTCCCCGGGGTGGAAGCCTTTAAAAAGATGGCTGTGCGTGTGCCCCTGGACAACTGGATCACCTCCCTCCATAAAGCCTTTGGCATGCGTACTCTGGTGATCCCTGTAGAAGAGGCCGGGGTAGCCATGGAGTCGGGATGGCTGGAAGGGGTGGTGGGTACGCCTGAAGTCTTGGCCCGCTCAGTGCTCTCCAAGCGCGCCAAATTTTTTTATCACACCCGCCACCTCCACGGCTGGAGCGTTTTTACCGTCAGTCGCCGCTGGTTTGACAAGTTGCCTGATGACCTGCAAAAAATCCTCTCCCGGGTGGTATCGGAAGAGACCCGCCAGATGATCGACAAGGCTGCGGCGAAAGAAAAGAAAATTTTGACGGAATGGTCGAACAATTGGCCCCAGGTGCTGGATACGGATCGGGAATCGTTCGTGGCGGCCTTGACCCCTCTCGCCAAAAAAGCCGCCTGGCAGGTGGAGAAAAGTTTGGGCGATCCCTGGAAAATCAGAAAGCTGTGGAAACACAGGGCCTATCCCCCATCTCCAGAGGAAAACACACTCCCGGCCAGCTCATCCCGATAG
- the plsY gene encoding glycerol-3-phosphate 1-O-acyltransferase PlsY yields the protein MNPLAEFAPHAIVVIAYLLGSIPFGLVLARLVGGVDIRNQGSGNIGATNVLRSVGKKIGALALILDMIKGTIPVVVALFLFEPPSIIPALTGLAAFLGHLFPLYLKFKGGKGVATGLGIFFALSPITGGVAVVAWLGSAVIFRFSSASSLAAFAVMPITLTVLGDTNALMVSAVTTPLVFWRHRPNIKRLLEGTEPRIGKKGPPP from the coding sequence TTGAACCCACTGGCTGAATTCGCCCCCCACGCTATCGTGGTTATCGCCTACCTGCTGGGATCCATTCCCTTTGGTCTGGTTTTGGCGCGACTGGTGGGCGGGGTAGACATCCGCAACCAGGGCAGCGGCAACATCGGTGCGACCAATGTCCTGCGTAGTGTGGGCAAAAAAATCGGTGCCCTGGCCCTGATACTGGATATGATCAAGGGAACCATCCCGGTGGTGGTGGCCCTTTTTCTGTTTGAACCACCATCGATCATCCCTGCGCTGACGGGGCTGGCCGCCTTTTTGGGACACCTTTTTCCCCTCTATCTGAAATTCAAGGGGGGCAAGGGGGTCGCGACCGGGTTGGGGATATTTTTCGCCTTGAGCCCCATCACAGGCGGGGTGGCTGTGGTGGCCTGGCTTGGGAGTGCGGTCATATTTCGCTTCTCTTCCGCAAGCTCCCTGGCCGCTTTTGCCGTGATGCCCATCACCTTGACGGTGTTGGGTGATACCAACGCACTCATGGTCTCAGCCGTCACCACTCCCCTGGTGTTTTGGCGGCACCGGCCCAATATCAAACGCCTCCTTGAGGGAACCGAACCGCGTATCGGCAAAAAAGGACCGCCGCCATGA